One part of the Thermodesulfovibrio sp. 3462-1 genome encodes these proteins:
- a CDS encoding helix-turn-helix domain-containing protein — MEIKLTEEELNKLAELVADKLKDKIAELINKQDEVLSFTEACSYLKCPSSWLYKAVSQGKVPHIKAGKYLKFRKSELDSWLKRRSK, encoded by the coding sequence ATGGAAATAAAGCTTACAGAAGAAGAACTCAATAAGCTTGCTGAGTTAGTTGCAGATAAACTTAAGGATAAAATAGCTGAGTTAATTAATAAGCAAGATGAGGTCTTAAGCTTTACTGAGGCTTGCTCTTATCTTAAGTGTCCTTCTTCCTGGCTATACAAGGCAGTCTCTCAAGGCAAGGTTCCTCATATAAAAGCTGGAAAATACTTGAAGTTTAGAAAGTCTGAGCTTGACAGTTGGTTAAAAAGAAGGTCAAAGTAA